One window of Ziziphus jujuba cultivar Dongzao chromosome 5, ASM3175591v1 genomic DNA carries:
- the LOC107420962 gene encoding probable glucan 1,3-beta-glucosidase A, translated as MLFSSISSNTWLLSIGLLVCITICGCNASVDPNFRVRAVALGGWLVTEGWIKPSLFDGIPNKDFLDGTQFQLKSVTTGKYLSAEFGGGSIVVANRTTPSSWETFTVWRLNEKAFQLRVFQKQFLGLDLNGKGKALVAVANSPGVLETFEIVKKPGNSKRVRIKATNGMFLQAKTEELVTADYPAGNTTTGWGDDDPSVFVFRIAGKLLGEYQVTNGYGPLRAPQVMREHWKTFIVESDFKFISENGLNTVRVPVGWWIASDPSPPKPFVGGSLAALDNAFMWANKYGVKVIIDLHAAPGSQNGWEHSGTRDGSLEWGKTDENIKQTVNVIEFLASRYAKHPSLYAVELINEPLSPGVSVDTLKKFYKAGYDAVRRHTDKAFVIFSNRLGPMKPRELFPVISGLKGSVIDVHYYHLFTDDFNKMTVQQNIDYIYSNNTEELNRVTTSNGPLIFVGEWVAEWKVKDATKENYQRYAKAQLDVFGRATFGWSYWTLRNVNKHWNLEWMIKNGYIKL; from the exons atgttgttCAGTAGCATTTCATCGAACACTTGGCTGCTAAGCATCGGCCTGCTAGTGTGTATAACAATATGCGGTTGCAATGCGAGTGTGGATCCGAACTTCCGAGTTAGAGCGGTAGCTCTAGGAGGTTGGTTGGTCACAGAAGGCTGGATTAAACCTTCCCTCTTTGATGGAATCCCAAACAAAGACTTCTTGGATGGAACTCAGTTTCAGCTCAAATCAGTCACCACTGGCAAATATCTCTCTGCTGAGTTTGGAGGAGGAAGCATCGTTGTCGCCAACCGAACAACTCCTTCCAGCTGGGAAACATTTACG GTGTGGAGGCTGAATGAGAAAGCTTTCCAGTTGAGGGTGTTTCAAAAGCAATTTCTGGGTCTGGACTTGAATGGGAAAGGGAAAGCACTAGTGGCGGTGGCTAACTCACCTGGGGTTTTGGAGACATTTGAGATTGTGAAAAAACCCGGTAACTCGAAACGGGTTCGGATTAAAGCAACCAATGGAATGTTCTTGCAGGCAAAGACAGAGGAGCTGGTGACTGCTGATTATCCAGCTGGGAATACTACTACTGGCTGGGGAGACGATGACCcatctgtttttgttttcagaATTGCTGGAAAATTGCTTGGCGAGTATCAAGTAACAAATGGTTATGGTCCACTGAGAGCACCACAAGTTATGAGG GAGCACTGGAAAACCTTCATAGTGGAAAGTGACTTCAAGTTCATATCAGAAAATGGATTGAATACTGTGAGAGTACCAGTGGGTTGGTGGATAGCAAGTGATCCATCACCCCCTAAGCCCTTTGTGGGAGGTTCCTTGGCAGCGTTAGACAATGCCTTCATGTGGGCTAA TAAATATGGAGTGAAGGTTATAATAGACCTGCATGCAGCACCGGGCTCCCAAAATGGGTGGGAGCATAGTGGTACCAGAGATGGCTCTCTTGAATGGGGCAAAACAGATGAAAACATAAAGCAAACTGTTAATGTCATAGAATTCCTTGCTTCaag gTACGCCAAACATCCAAGCCTATACGCAGTAGAACTTATAAACGAGCCTCTATCCCCTGGAGTTTCTGTAGACACATTGAAAAAGTTCTACAAGGCTGGTTATGATGCTGTTCGTAGGCACACTGACAAGGCCTTTGTGATATTCTCAAACCGTTTGGGACCAATGAAACCCAGAGAACTCTTCCCTGTGATCAGCGGCTTAAAAGGATCGGTCATTGATGTCCATTACTATCATCTCTTCACTGATGACTTTAACAAAATGACCGTCCAACAGAACATCGACTATATCTACAGCAATAATACCGAGGAATTGAATCGTGTTACCACATCCAATGGCCCTCTCATTTTTGTTG GTGAATGGGTGGCTGAGTGGAAAGTTAAGGAtgcaacaaaagaaaattaccaAAGATATGCAAAAGCTCAATTGGATGTTTTTGGGAGAGCAACATTTGGGTGGTCTTATTGGACGCTTAGGAATGTAAACAAGCATTGGAATCTTGAGTGGATGATCAAGAATGGTTATATCAAGCTCtag